A section of the Myxocyprinus asiaticus isolate MX2 ecotype Aquarium Trade chromosome 22, UBuf_Myxa_2, whole genome shotgun sequence genome encodes:
- the LOC127413447 gene encoding proton-coupled amino acid transporter 1-like isoform X2, translated as MTSDINYQDGPEFSRRDESPAEDEPVHSLSSPRQTEYERIGGRTGSSFFQTLIHLLKGNIGTGLLGLPLAVRNAGLLVGPLSLLAMGIVAVHCMNLLVKCSHHLSAKLGKPFLSYGDAVEYGMENVPWLSRHSFWGRRVVNLFLNITQLGFCCVYFVFLSDNVKQVVETANGTTLNCHNNETSVIVPSYDSRLYMLFFLPFVIMLVFIRNLRYLAPLSFIANLSMCISLVLIYYYCLTNIPYPIDLPLAGRGVDYPLFFGTAIFAFEGIGVVLPLENKMQNPRNFTTVLYLGMGIVTTLYITLGTIGYIGFGENIRGSITLNLPLCWLYQIVKLLYSFGIYITYALQFYVSAEILIPPAVARCNPRWAFLVDLSIRVALVGLTLT; from the exons ATGACCTCTGATATCAACTATCAGGATG GCCCAGAGTTTTCTAGAAGAGATGAGAGCCCTGCTGAGGATGAGCCTGTCCATTCACTTAGTTCTCCACGGCAGACAGAATATGAGCGAATCGGAGGAAGGACGGGATCCTC TTTTTTTCAGACCCTAATTCATTTACTGAAAGGAAATATTGGCACCGGACTGCTCGGCTTGCCTTTGGCTGTCAGGAATGCAGGACTCCTG GTGGGGCCTTTAAGTCTTCTGGCCATGGGCATCGTGGCTGTACACTGTATGAACCTCCTTGTGAAATGTTCACATCATCTAAGTGCAAA GTTGGGCAAGCCATTCCTGTCATATGGTGATGCAGTGGAGTATGGGATGGAGAATGTACCGTGGCTGAGTAGACACTCTTTTTGGGGAAG GCGTGTGGTGAATTTGTTCCTCAATATAACCCAGCTGGGCTTCTGCTGTGTGTACTTTGTGTTTCTCAGTGACAATGTCAAACAG GTGGTTGAGACTGCCAATGGTACAACCCTGAACTGTCACAATAACGAGACATCAGTGATTGTTCCAAGCTATGACTCTCGTCTCTACATGTTGTTCTTCCTGCCCTTTGTCATCATGTTGGTGTTTATCCGCAACCTCAGATACTTGGCTCCTCTGTCCTTCATAGCAAACTTGTCCATGTGTATCAGCCTGGTCCTCATATACTACTACTGTCTGACG AATATCCCCTACCCCATTGACCTTCCGTTGGCGGGACGAGGAGTTGACTATCCTCTATTCTTTGGAACAGCAATATTCGCCTTTGAGGGAATTGGAGTT GTATTGCCTCTTGAGAATAAGATGCAGAATCCCAGAAACTTTACCACGGTTCTGTATCTGGGCATGGGTATCGTCACCACCCTCTACATCACTCTGGGCACCATCGGCTACATTGGCTTTGGAGAGAATATTCGGGGCAGCATCACTTTAAATTTACCTTTGTGTTG GTTATATCAGATCGTGAAGCTGCTTTACTCTTTTGGAATCTACATCACATACGCTCTACAGTTCTATGTGTCAGCAGAAATTCTCATCCCGCCAGCGGTGGCGCGGTGCAATCCCAGATGGGCGTTTTTGGTGGACCTCAGCATCCGCGTGGCTCTTGTAGGCCTTACAT